Proteins encoded within one genomic window of Vigna unguiculata cultivar IT97K-499-35 unplaced genomic scaffold, ASM411807v1 contig_546, whole genome shotgun sequence:
- the LOC114172426 gene encoding uncharacterized protein LOC114172426, protein MYIAASTNAVSSVLVQERDNTQHPIYFTSRILQDPETRYQMVEKVALAIITAARRLRPYFQSHTIITRTDHPIQKILQKPDLAGRLSSWAIELSEFTIHYEPHGPIRAQCLADFANDLQEQAPHDTQWTMHVDGSSNPLGAGAGIVLEGPGNVLIEQSLCFTFKTSNNQAEYEAIIVGLNLALEVGTRKLLCKIDSKLTVGHLNGDYQIKDPTLAVVSLTEHFDTFQIQHVPRSDNTRANILSKLASTKKKGRYKSLLQHTLATPSIDQQNQCLNITTSNTWMEPFIKYLESGVTPPNEEKGWVRKAARYTLIGGELFRRGFSKPLLKCITREKANYIIQEIHQGICGYHSRPKTMAARILRASYYWPTMDEDCTTYVQKCVQCQKHGPITHMHQEELHHVSSPWPFSKWGMDIIGPFAAGKGQVKFLLVAVDYFSKWIEAEPLATVPTVPKVHGLGL, encoded by the coding sequence ATGTACATAGCCGCGTCAACAAACGCCGTCAGCTCCGTGCTCGTCCAAGAAAGGGACAACACCCAACATCCAATATACTTTACAAGCCGCATCCTCCAAGACCCAGAAACACGatatcaaatggtggagaaGGTAGCACTTGCAATCATAACAGCAGCACGTCGTCTGCGACCATACTTCCAATcacacacgatcatcaccaGAACGGACCATCCCATACAGAAAATACTGCAAAAACCCGATTTAGCAGGTCGGCTATCCTCTTGGGCCATCGAACTGTCAGAATTTACTATCCACTACGAACCGCATGGACCTATCCGAGCACAGTGCCTAGCAGACTTCGCCAACGACCTTCAAGAGCAAGCCCCCCATGACACCCAGTGGACCATGCACGTAGACGGCTCCTCAAACCCGCTGGGAGCCGGCGCCGGAATAGTGCTAGAAGGACCCGGCAACGTCCTCATAGAACAATCTCTATGTTTCAccttcaaaacatccaacaatCAAGCTGAGTACGAAGCCATCATCGTCGGCCTCAACTTAGCACTAGAAGTCGGCACGCGTAAACTCCTATGCAAGATAGACTCAAAGCTCACCGTAGGACACCTCAATGGCGACTACCAAATCAAAGATCCCACCCTCGCCGTAGTATCCCTGACCGAGCACTTTGACACTTTCCAAATTCAACACGTCCCACGAAGCGACAATACCCGGGCAAACATTCTCTCAAAGCTCGCAAGTACCAAAAAGAAAGGTCGTTACAAGTCACTCCTCCAGCACACCCTAGCTACACCCTCCATTGACCAGCAAAACCAATGCTTAAACATTACTACCTCTAACACCTGGATGGAACCTTTCATCAAATACTTAGAATCAGGAGTCACCCCGCCGAACGAAGAAAAAGGATGGGTCCGGAAAGCGGCGCGATACACCCTAATTGGGGGCGAACTATTCAGAAGAGGCTTCAGCAAGCCCTTGCTCAAGTGCATAACTAGAGAAAAAGCCAACTATATCATACAAGAAATACACCAAGGCATCTGCGGCTACCACTCAAGACCCAAAACCATGGCCGCCAGGATATTACGCGCCAGTTATTACTGGCCCACAATGGACGAAGACTGCACCACATACGTCCAAAAATGCGTTCAATGCCAAAAACACGGACCAATAACACACATGCACCAGGAAGAATTACACCACGTCTCCTCACCATGGCCATTCtcaaaatggggaatggacataatCGGCCCATTTGCAGCAGGGAAAGGACAGGTCAAGTTCCTTCTCGTCGCGGTCGACTACTTCTCCAAGTGGATCGAAGCAGAACCATTAGCCACTGTCCCAACCGTACCCAAAGTACACGGCCTCGGACTCTAA